A part of Terriglobus roseus genomic DNA contains:
- a CDS encoding glycoside hydrolase family 127 protein, with protein MAQDQIGLSRRGLLKGIGSVGLAAASPRTFAASETYSAEQPPDTSPSPVTRIATPFALGDVDLLDGPFLRARTKSQGYLLSLQPDRMLHTFRVNAGLQPKAEVYGGWESAPTWADIHCQGHTLGHYLSACSLMYGATRDERFKQRADYIVNELRDCQVAGETGLVSAFPEGNGLMATVLSGKKYTGVPWYTLHKVYAGLRDARVYTDNPVALEVLIKFCDWAVTATAPLTEEQFQKMLEVEHGGMNEVFADAYEMAGDARYLALAKRFCHQAILEPLSKSRDHLDGLHANTQIPKVIGFNRLYQLTGEKNYLAASAFFWKTVVMTRSFVNGNHGDEEHFFSVANFSEHVFSAKASETCCEYNMLKLTRMLFELNPSALHADFYERALYNDILASQDPDTGMVTYFQGNRPGYMKLYCTPTDSFWCCTGTGMENHAKYNDSIYFRGADSIYVNLFIPSVVRLRPGVSLTQTTQFPEAGTTKLQWKTDRPIEMTVYLRHPHWSHVAKVKVNGKSIVESTQASSYIELKRVWKNDDVIELDMVMELRAVPLPGSERIVAFVYGPIVLAGALGSEGIPPHGDLNANERLYGSVLNTPFAPPMLRGEPATLVQQAKPAGSPLTFTLPASGSADSVTLMPYYKIAHERYATYWKLT; from the coding sequence ATGGCACAAGATCAAATCGGCCTCTCTCGTCGTGGATTGCTCAAGGGAATTGGAAGTGTGGGGCTTGCTGCCGCGAGCCCCAGAACCTTTGCTGCGTCTGAGACTTACTCTGCGGAGCAGCCGCCAGATACGTCACCGTCCCCAGTTACGCGAATAGCGACTCCGTTTGCTCTTGGGGATGTTGACCTTTTGGATGGGCCATTTCTCAGGGCACGTACTAAGAGCCAAGGCTATTTGTTGAGCTTGCAGCCGGATCGGATGCTTCACACTTTTCGTGTAAACGCCGGTCTGCAACCTAAAGCAGAAGTCTATGGCGGCTGGGAGTCGGCGCCGACGTGGGCTGATATTCATTGCCAGGGTCATACGCTGGGACACTATCTGTCGGCGTGCTCTTTGATGTACGGAGCCACCCGCGATGAACGATTCAAGCAGCGCGCCGACTATATCGTGAATGAACTTCGCGATTGTCAGGTTGCGGGTGAGACGGGGCTTGTCAGTGCATTTCCTGAAGGCAATGGCCTGATGGCTACCGTTCTTAGCGGGAAGAAGTACACCGGTGTGCCCTGGTACACGCTGCACAAGGTGTATGCAGGTTTGCGGGATGCGCGTGTCTATACCGACAACCCTGTGGCGCTGGAAGTGCTGATCAAGTTTTGCGATTGGGCGGTGACGGCAACTGCTCCTCTTACGGAGGAGCAGTTTCAGAAGATGTTGGAGGTGGAGCATGGCGGCATGAATGAAGTGTTTGCAGATGCTTATGAGATGGCGGGTGATGCGCGTTATCTTGCACTCGCGAAGCGCTTCTGCCATCAAGCGATTCTCGAACCGCTTTCGAAGTCCCGGGATCATCTGGATGGTCTTCATGCGAACACGCAGATTCCGAAGGTCATTGGTTTCAACCGGCTTTACCAATTAACCGGCGAGAAGAATTATCTTGCGGCGTCTGCCTTCTTTTGGAAGACCGTTGTGATGACGCGTTCTTTTGTGAATGGCAACCACGGTGATGAAGAGCACTTTTTCTCAGTGGCGAATTTTAGTGAGCATGTGTTCTCTGCGAAGGCTTCAGAGACATGTTGTGAATACAACATGCTCAAGCTGACGAGGATGCTGTTTGAACTGAATCCTTCTGCATTGCATGCGGACTTTTATGAGCGTGCGCTGTACAACGACATTCTTGCTTCGCAGGACCCGGACACTGGCATGGTGACTTACTTCCAGGGGAATCGGCCGGGATATATGAAGCTATACTGCACTCCGACTGATTCTTTCTGGTGCTGCACGGGGACAGGCATGGAGAACCATGCGAAGTATAACGACTCGATCTATTTCCGAGGCGCAGACTCCATTTACGTGAATCTCTTCATACCTTCAGTGGTTCGTTTGCGCCCCGGAGTGTCATTAACGCAGACGACTCAGTTTCCTGAAGCTGGTACGACCAAGCTGCAATGGAAGACCGATCGACCGATTGAGATGACGGTTTATCTGCGGCATCCTCACTGGAGCCACGTTGCGAAGGTCAAGGTCAATGGCAAGTCGATTGTTGAGTCGACACAGGCGAGTTCTTATATCGAATTGAAACGCGTGTGGAAGAACGATGATGTGATTGAGCTCGATATGGTGATGGAGCTGCGCGCTGTTCCTTTGCCGGGAAGTGAACGCATCGTTGCATTCGTTTACGGCCCCATCGTGTTGGCGGGTGCGCTTGGGAGTGAGGGCATTCCGCCTCATGGCGATCTGAATGCGAACGAACGCCTTTATGGTTCTGTTCTCAACACGCCTTTCGCTCCACCAATGTTGAGGGGAGAACCCGCGACACTTGTTCAACAGGCAAAGCCTGCTGGATCACCGCTTACTTTTACTCTTCCGGCTAGCGGCTCTGCAGACAGCGTTACGCTGATGCCGTACTACAAGATTGCGCACGAACGCTACGCGACTTACTGGAAACTAACTTAA
- a CDS encoding SulP family inorganic anion transporter, which yields MNIRIVRSEVLAGLTAALSLVPEVVGFSLVAHVNPLNGLYAAFILCLIAAIFGGRPGMISGAAGSMAVVSAALVVQHGIEYLFATILLTGILQLLFAAFRFGKLIRMVPHSVMLGFVNGLAIIIASAQFQHLRERMPDGSQHWLPMSSLITMFGLIAVTVVVTVLLPKLTKAFPSALAGILAATVCVLAFGIHTRTVGDLASIHGTLPRFHLPVVPYTMATLRITLPYAFVLATIGLVETLLTLNLIDEITDTVGEPNRESMAQGLGNIVGSLFTGMGGCAMIGQSMINLNSGGRRRLSGIAAGCLLLSFILAGSRLIERIPLAALVGVMFVVSAETFNWKSLQNFFRIPKHDTAVMVIVTLITVLTNLATAVVAGIVIAALVFAWDHAQQLEADIVEENDTKTYRLRGSLFFASTAQFTAFFSPKTDPIDTYLDFDHARIMDSSALEAIESLAKRYRDVGKMLHVHGLSESCDRLLRRKDGEVNISPMPAYDEV from the coding sequence TTGAACATCCGAATCGTCCGGTCTGAGGTCCTTGCGGGCCTTACGGCCGCTTTGTCGCTTGTGCCGGAAGTTGTTGGCTTCTCGCTGGTGGCACACGTTAACCCGCTTAACGGTCTCTACGCTGCCTTTATCCTCTGTCTTATCGCTGCGATTTTTGGTGGTCGTCCGGGAATGATATCTGGCGCGGCTGGCTCCATGGCTGTGGTGTCGGCTGCACTGGTTGTTCAGCATGGCATTGAATATCTTTTCGCGACCATTCTTCTCACCGGTATCCTTCAGCTTCTCTTCGCAGCGTTTCGTTTCGGCAAACTGATCCGCATGGTGCCGCACTCCGTCATGCTGGGTTTTGTGAATGGCCTGGCGATCATCATTGCTTCTGCGCAATTTCAGCATCTGCGCGAGCGTATGCCCGATGGAAGTCAGCATTGGCTTCCGATGTCGTCACTGATCACAATGTTTGGGCTGATTGCGGTTACGGTGGTCGTAACGGTTCTTCTTCCGAAATTGACGAAGGCATTTCCATCTGCACTGGCAGGCATACTTGCAGCTACTGTTTGTGTGCTGGCTTTTGGGATTCATACGCGTACGGTTGGCGACCTTGCCTCAATACATGGCACGCTTCCAAGATTCCATCTCCCAGTTGTTCCATACACGATGGCGACTCTGCGCATCACGCTTCCGTATGCTTTTGTGCTGGCCACCATTGGGCTTGTGGAAACGTTGCTCACGTTGAATTTGATTGATGAGATCACCGATACCGTGGGCGAACCGAATCGCGAATCGATGGCTCAGGGCCTGGGCAACATTGTGGGATCGCTCTTCACGGGTATGGGCGGCTGCGCGATGATTGGGCAATCGATGATCAATCTGAACTCCGGTGGCAGACGCCGTCTATCCGGCATTGCAGCGGGCTGTTTGCTTTTGTCTTTCATCCTTGCGGGGTCGCGGCTTATTGAACGTATTCCGCTTGCTGCGCTTGTGGGAGTTATGTTCGTGGTGTCCGCGGAGACGTTCAATTGGAAGAGCCTGCAGAACTTCTTTCGCATTCCGAAGCACGACACGGCAGTGATGGTGATCGTTACGCTGATCACCGTACTTACGAATCTGGCGACGGCTGTTGTTGCGGGGATTGTTATTGCTGCGCTTGTTTTCGCGTGGGATCATGCGCAGCAACTTGAGGCCGACATTGTTGAAGAGAATGACACGAAGACATACCGGCTTCGCGGCAGCCTTTTTTTCGCGTCTACAGCTCAATTCACTGCATTCTTTAGTCCGAAGACTGATCCGATTGACACGTATCTTGATTTCGATCATGCACGGATCATGGATTCCTCCGCTCTGGAAGCGATTGAATCGCTTGCGAAGCGTTATCGAGATGTCGGCAAGATGCTGCATGTTCACGGTCTTAGCGAAAGTTGCGATCGTTTGCTCCGTCGTAAGGACGGCGAGGTGAACATTTCACCGATGCCTGCCTATGACGAGGTCTAG
- a CDS encoding MFS transporter, with translation MTQNDRPTALTQRLVLVVTILGSSMAFLDGTAVNLALPTLQKVFVVDVSSVQWVIESYALTLASLLLVSGSMGDRYGRRKIYIYGVVLFTVASVMCGLANSIEWLIIARAVQGVGAALLVPGSLALITAIFPEDTRGKAIGTWSGFSALTAALGPVAGGWLIEHFSWRWVFFLNVPLALAVVILSVKVPETKDDDVTGSLDWLGATLTTLGLGGITYALIEWPSGAHRNLLAGMATAGVVALVAFGRLERHASSPMLPFALFHSRNFTGANLLTFFVYAPLGALFFFTPLDLIQIQHYSATEAGAALVPFVVSMFVFSRWAGALVGRYGARLPLTVGPLITSVGFALFALAPQSGHYWTSFLPAVLVLSLGMTITVAPLTTTLMNAVPTSEAGVASGINNAVSRLASLIAVAAFGALMVTVFNNSLDHHLATLHLPPDVLAEIHANRLQLAAIKVANIEAMQAIAASFVTAYRNVMWVAAASVFTGALIAWFVVVPKEPQQEV, from the coding sequence ATGACGCAGAACGATAGACCAACGGCCCTCACCCAGCGTCTCGTTCTGGTGGTGACCATTCTCGGTTCCAGCATGGCTTTTCTTGACGGGACCGCGGTCAACCTGGCTCTGCCCACCCTACAAAAGGTCTTCGTCGTAGACGTCTCCAGCGTGCAATGGGTGATCGAATCATACGCACTCACGCTGGCATCGCTGCTGCTTGTCAGCGGTTCCATGGGCGACCGGTACGGACGACGCAAGATCTATATCTACGGCGTCGTGTTGTTCACCGTTGCGTCCGTAATGTGCGGTCTCGCGAACAGTATCGAATGGCTCATTATCGCCAGAGCCGTGCAGGGTGTCGGGGCAGCACTGCTGGTTCCCGGAAGCCTGGCTTTGATCACCGCGATCTTTCCGGAAGATACGCGCGGTAAGGCGATTGGCACATGGTCGGGTTTCTCAGCGCTGACTGCGGCGCTCGGACCTGTAGCCGGCGGATGGCTGATCGAACACTTCAGTTGGCGATGGGTCTTCTTCCTGAATGTTCCGCTGGCGCTGGCTGTCGTCATTCTCTCTGTGAAGGTTCCAGAAACGAAGGACGACGACGTAACCGGAAGTCTTGACTGGCTTGGAGCGACTCTGACGACATTGGGCCTCGGAGGCATCACGTACGCGTTGATTGAATGGCCTTCGGGAGCGCATCGCAATCTGCTCGCAGGCATGGCGACCGCCGGGGTCGTCGCTCTTGTTGCGTTCGGACGTCTGGAGCGCCATGCGTCGTCGCCCATGCTTCCGTTTGCTCTATTTCACTCGCGCAACTTTACCGGAGCGAACCTGCTGACGTTCTTTGTGTATGCTCCCCTCGGCGCGCTGTTCTTTTTCACGCCACTGGACCTGATCCAAATACAGCACTACTCCGCGACAGAGGCCGGAGCGGCGCTGGTGCCGTTTGTGGTGAGCATGTTTGTGTTCTCGCGATGGGCAGGTGCACTGGTGGGGCGCTACGGCGCGAGACTACCACTTACAGTGGGGCCGCTGATCACATCGGTCGGATTCGCATTGTTCGCACTTGCGCCGCAGAGCGGCCATTACTGGACCAGCTTTCTTCCAGCGGTGCTGGTTCTTTCGCTGGGGATGACCATCACGGTCGCTCCGCTGACAACAACATTGATGAATGCAGTCCCAACATCCGAGGCGGGCGTAGCTTCAGGCATCAACAACGCAGTGTCGAGGCTGGCTTCGCTCATCGCGGTGGCCGCATTCGGAGCGTTGATGGTGACGGTGTTCAACAACAGTCTCGATCACCATCTTGCAACGTTGCACCTGCCTCCAGACGTGTTGGCAGAGATCCATGCAAACCGCCTGCAACTCGCGGCGATTAAGGTTGCAAATATTGAGGCGATGCAGGCAATTGCTGCATCTTTTGTGACTGCCTATCGAAACGTAATGTGGGTGGCCGCAGCATCCGTATTCACAGGAGCGCTCATCGCCTGGTTCGTAGTTGTGCCGAAGGAGCCGCAGCAAGAAGTCTAG
- a CDS encoding helix-turn-helix domain-containing protein yields MKKNLVLDPYIHGTLMRDLVGHDHKPAAFLVYLWLYAEQERTGQPVAASHSTLAEETGLSRSTSQAAVAWLVRRKLLRVQKESVTATPVYSAQCPWRR; encoded by the coding sequence ATGAAAAAGAACCTTGTGCTTGACCCGTACATTCACGGAACCCTGATGCGTGATCTTGTTGGGCACGATCACAAGCCTGCCGCGTTTCTTGTGTATTTGTGGCTCTATGCAGAGCAAGAGAGGACGGGCCAGCCCGTTGCGGCCAGTCACTCCACGCTGGCGGAGGAGACGGGGCTTTCGCGGTCGACGTCGCAGGCTGCTGTGGCATGGCTTGTCCGGCGGAAGCTGCTCCGTGTTCAGAAGGAATCGGTGACCGCTACTCCTGTGTATTCTGCGCAGTGTCCTTGGCGGCGATAG
- a CDS encoding VOC family protein — protein sequence MIRGIKFVSIPVRNQDEALKFYTEALGFKVQTDQEFVPGGQRWIELSIPGAETGIALFTPEGHEDRIGTFQSMSFRCDDVFQTADGLKQRGVKFYQEPKKESWGSSAIFEDPEGNKFVLSSR from the coding sequence ATGATTCGTGGCATAAAGTTCGTCAGCATTCCAGTAAGAAACCAGGATGAAGCGTTGAAGTTTTACACCGAGGCGCTTGGATTCAAGGTGCAAACGGATCAGGAGTTCGTTCCAGGAGGACAGCGCTGGATTGAGCTGTCGATCCCAGGAGCCGAAACAGGTATCGCTCTCTTCACGCCTGAAGGCCACGAAGACCGCATCGGAACATTTCAATCCATGTCATTTCGATGCGACGACGTATTCCAAACCGCCGATGGACTGAAGCAGCGCGGTGTGAAGTTCTACCAGGAACCCAAGAAGGAATCCTGGGGCTCTTCAGCCATCTTCGAAGATCCCGAAGGCAACAAGTTTGTATTGAGCTCGCGATAA
- a CDS encoding GlcG/HbpS family heme-binding protein: MKAHHFTSLIIVAVAMYTPAQSTNQPSSNYRYQLPLQLALDASLEAIRVCTANGYQVTATVVDMDGIAQVELRGDNATVHTQESSYEKAYGVVTLGPMFHFDTSGKFFELTKTNPYAPRLATVSHVMALPGAVAFMKDGKIVAALGVGGAPGGDKDEVCAQAGVRKVADQLSR, translated from the coding sequence ATGAAAGCACATCACTTCACATCGCTCATCATTGTTGCGGTAGCTATGTATACACCCGCTCAATCCACAAATCAGCCGAGCAGCAACTATCGTTACCAACTCCCACTGCAGCTGGCGCTTGACGCTTCTTTGGAGGCGATAAGAGTGTGCACGGCAAATGGTTATCAAGTTACCGCCACGGTCGTAGATATGGATGGCATCGCGCAGGTGGAGCTGCGAGGAGACAACGCTACGGTGCATACTCAGGAGTCGAGCTATGAAAAGGCATATGGCGTCGTAACGCTCGGCCCCATGTTTCACTTCGACACGAGTGGCAAATTCTTCGAGCTCACGAAGACGAACCCTTATGCGCCGAGACTCGCTACCGTGTCACACGTTATGGCTCTTCCTGGAGCCGTCGCGTTTATGAAAGACGGCAAGATTGTCGCAGCACTCGGTGTTGGAGGGGCTCCCGGAGGAGATAAGGATGAAGTCTGCGCACAAGCAGGCGTTAGAAAAGTGGCAGACCAACTTTCGCGTTGA
- a CDS encoding ATP-dependent DNA ligase, with translation MALFLHLATLGDELVATSSKLRKRAAIAERLVAVRREGSVEDAGLLALYLSGEVFPEADTRKLSIGGAMLSRVLRDIVRPTEEQFTAAWRRHGDIGAAAGDLFAEQGHTPEPSLTFAQVAEAFAAIPVAKTTAQRQALLTGLLERCSPVEAKYLVKLISGDMRIGVKQALIEEAIAVASEQPLAEVRNAVMLEADLARATVMAFEGALREARMRLFHPLGFMLASPVDTPEEAVKRFASKPEAAEEAGISVPPESHAEPEPHVRAEDESALDDAEQEHAALQAIHLDAQVEDKFDGMRVQLHFGSNDSPGRVALYSRNREDVTASYPEIVEAFAAVNEAVIGDGSGVILDGELLAWDVRSDRALPFAMLSPRIGRKKVTNEVRRGTPVVYMAFDILFAHGELLLDLPLSERRRRLEALTARIQTVTLSPLEAEAPLPSGGLFSEAVPAPPQGEQRLRVSQVVEAHSAGDLDRAYVAARDRGNEGVMIKSSGSLYQPGRRGLSWIKLKRHLDTLDVVITGAEYGHGRRSQVLSDYTFAVRASDGSLQNVGKAYGGLTDAEIVELTDWSKAHTLEDYGHFRSVEPLMVLEIAFNNIMRSDRHASGFALRFPRIVQIRRDKSVDDIDTVERVEEIYQSQPDKPVEQLPST, from the coding sequence ATGGCACTCTTTCTCCATCTCGCTACGCTGGGTGATGAGCTTGTTGCTACCAGCAGCAAACTGCGGAAGCGTGCGGCTATTGCAGAGCGGTTGGTGGCGGTGCGCAGGGAAGGCTCGGTGGAGGACGCAGGGCTGTTGGCTCTGTATCTTTCTGGTGAGGTGTTTCCGGAGGCAGATACTCGCAAGCTGAGTATTGGTGGCGCCATGTTGTCGCGCGTGTTGCGGGATATTGTGCGACCGACAGAGGAGCAGTTCACGGCGGCTTGGCGGCGGCATGGGGATATTGGAGCTGCGGCGGGGGACCTGTTTGCGGAGCAGGGGCATACACCGGAGCCTAGCCTTACCTTCGCTCAGGTAGCGGAGGCGTTTGCGGCCATCCCTGTGGCCAAGACGACGGCACAACGGCAGGCGTTGCTGACCGGCTTGCTGGAGCGGTGTTCGCCCGTGGAGGCGAAGTACCTGGTGAAGCTCATCAGTGGCGACATGCGTATTGGGGTGAAGCAGGCGCTGATTGAGGAGGCGATTGCCGTCGCCTCGGAGCAGCCGTTGGCCGAAGTACGCAATGCCGTGATGCTGGAGGCCGACCTGGCGCGCGCTACGGTGATGGCCTTTGAAGGTGCGTTGCGAGAGGCGCGGATGCGGCTCTTCCATCCGCTGGGATTCATGCTGGCTTCTCCTGTCGATACGCCGGAAGAAGCAGTGAAGCGTTTCGCCTCCAAGCCGGAAGCCGCGGAGGAAGCGGGCATCAGTGTGCCGCCAGAATCCCACGCCGAGCCTGAACCGCATGTGCGTGCGGAGGATGAGTCTGCACTGGACGATGCGGAACAGGAACACGCGGCATTGCAGGCAATCCACCTGGATGCGCAGGTGGAGGATAAGTTCGATGGCATGCGCGTGCAGTTGCACTTTGGCAGCAACGACAGTCCTGGGCGGGTTGCGCTGTACTCGCGCAACCGTGAGGATGTGACGGCGAGTTATCCGGAGATTGTGGAAGCCTTCGCTGCAGTGAATGAGGCAGTGATCGGCGATGGCAGCGGTGTGATTCTGGACGGCGAGTTGTTGGCGTGGGATGTGCGCAGTGATCGCGCGCTGCCGTTTGCGATGCTGTCTCCGCGCATTGGACGGAAGAAGGTGACGAATGAGGTCCGCAGAGGAACGCCGGTTGTGTACATGGCGTTCGACATCCTGTTCGCACACGGTGAGTTGTTGCTGGATCTGCCATTGAGTGAACGTCGTCGCAGATTGGAAGCGCTGACGGCGCGGATTCAAACCGTAACGCTTTCGCCTTTGGAGGCTGAAGCTCCTTTGCCTTCGGGTGGGCTTTTTTCGGAAGCTGTTCCGGCCCCGCCACAGGGGGAGCAGCGGTTGCGGGTGTCGCAGGTGGTGGAGGCGCACTCGGCGGGCGATCTGGATCGTGCCTATGTTGCTGCGCGTGATCGCGGCAACGAGGGCGTGATGATTAAGTCATCCGGTTCGCTCTATCAGCCGGGGCGTCGCGGCCTCTCGTGGATAAAGCTGAAGCGGCATCTGGACACCTTGGATGTGGTGATCACCGGCGCGGAGTACGGTCATGGACGCCGTTCGCAGGTGTTGTCCGACTACACGTTTGCGGTGCGCGCCAGCGACGGTTCTCTGCAGAACGTGGGCAAGGCGTACGGCGGTCTGACCGATGCAGAGATCGTGGAGCTTACAGACTGGAGTAAGGCGCACACGCTCGAAGACTACGGACACTTCCGTAGCGTTGAGCCTCTGATGGTGTTGGAGATTGCCTTCAACAACATCATGCGCAGCGATCGTCACGCATCGGGTTTCGCGCTGCGGTTCCCGCGCATTGTGCAGATTCGCAGGGATAAGTCGGTGGACGATATCGACACGGTGGAACGGGTGGAAGAGATTTACCAATCGCAGCCGGATAAGCCGGTGGAACAGCTGCCTTCCACTTGA
- a CDS encoding cytochrome c3 family protein: MKKLLLAVALMFAFALGAHAQDDSMGAPPANDAAPVASPADVAKASAPAVTGSVAPGQPINFNHQLHVGTAKLQCNDCHEPNRGGATLAIPQPSKCMLCHAAIATDKPDIKHLADAAKNNELIQWVRVYRVPSFVTFSHKTHTSAGATCEGCHGPVAERTAIAEEKNLHMAGCIACHQQVSAPATCDTCHAIMSKNGQSPFDADKTVLARLHIPTGSTRTAMPSVPRSTASMLASSVMSIAPYLHAPSL; this comes from the coding sequence TTGAAGAAGTTGTTGCTGGCAGTCGCGTTGATGTTCGCATTCGCTCTGGGAGCGCACGCGCAGGATGATTCCATGGGCGCGCCACCGGCGAATGATGCTGCGCCCGTTGCGTCGCCAGCAGACGTGGCGAAGGCGTCCGCGCCCGCTGTCACGGGCAGTGTTGCTCCGGGACAGCCCATCAACTTCAATCATCAGTTGCACGTCGGCACCGCGAAGCTGCAGTGCAACGACTGCCACGAACCCAACCGCGGCGGCGCAACTCTCGCCATCCCGCAGCCGTCGAAGTGCATGCTGTGCCATGCTGCCATTGCCACGGATAAGCCAGACATCAAGCACCTGGCCGATGCGGCAAAGAACAACGAACTCATCCAGTGGGTGCGTGTGTATCGTGTGCCATCGTTTGTGACGTTCAGCCACAAGACGCATACGTCAGCAGGTGCAACCTGCGAAGGTTGCCACGGGCCCGTTGCGGAGCGCACTGCTATTGCAGAAGAGAAGAACCTGCACATGGCTGGCTGCATCGCGTGCCATCAGCAGGTGAGTGCGCCCGCAACGTGCGACACCTGCCACGCCATCATGTCGAAGAATGGCCAGTCGCCCTTTGATGCAGACAAGACGGTGTTGGCTCGTCTGCATATCCCAACAGGATCTACGCGTACAGCAATGCCTTCAGTGCCGCGCAGCACGGCGTCAATGCTCGCATCGTCCGTGATGAGCATTGCTCCTTATCTGCACGCTCCATCACTTTAA
- a CDS encoding GMC oxidoreductase: protein MANKKVDVLIIGSGHTGGMAAKILTQKGIAVTMLDAGPAIDWEKDRTLKAANQLPYKGFDAPGRHPHIFQASEFSANQWVDEKVIPYNYPAGQQYNWVRVRSLGGRSPYWGRQSFRLSDFEFKCKDHDGFGENWPISLKDLAPYYDRVEEIFQVSGHHDNLPQYPDGNFVEDNSPWSPAMQRFVDAGKKMGVPVTKARSARGRDGMAASLNLLIPDAVATGKLTTITNAIVRKITTDKSTGKVDGVIFIDRHSHREMVLKARVVIVACGTLETTRLLMISELANSSGLLGHHLSDQIYGAGISASVPEARGGKPGVIGGGALIPRFRNLETKTPGFMRGYAVNVSSSPGPMDARWFPEYGAALDKKLEDYNGSGFTTNIMGETLGHYENHVSLNKAVLDTWGMPTLTISTKYGTNEDNMAKDMVDTTAAMAEAAGFEVLVRNYKYNPPGYSIHEQGTARMSDDPKKGVVNQWNQTHDHKNMFISDASVMVCAGWQNPTMTILSLAMRASEYLAEEMRKGNV, encoded by the coding sequence ATGGCAAACAAGAAGGTTGATGTACTCATTATCGGTTCGGGTCACACCGGCGGCATGGCCGCGAAGATCCTGACGCAGAAGGGCATTGCAGTAACGATGCTGGATGCAGGTCCGGCAATCGATTGGGAGAAGGACCGCACGCTGAAGGCGGCGAACCAGCTTCCGTATAAGGGCTTTGACGCTCCGGGCCGTCACCCGCACATCTTCCAGGCAAGCGAGTTCAGCGCGAACCAGTGGGTCGATGAAAAGGTGATCCCCTACAACTACCCCGCAGGTCAGCAGTACAACTGGGTCCGCGTACGCAGCCTGGGTGGACGTTCGCCGTACTGGGGCCGCCAGAGCTTCCGTCTGTCGGACTTTGAGTTCAAGTGCAAGGATCACGACGGTTTCGGCGAAAACTGGCCGATCTCGTTGAAGGATCTGGCACCGTACTATGACCGCGTGGAAGAGATCTTCCAGGTGAGCGGTCACCACGACAACCTGCCGCAGTATCCGGATGGCAACTTTGTCGAAGACAATTCGCCCTGGTCGCCTGCGATGCAGCGTTTTGTGGACGCTGGTAAGAAGATGGGCGTTCCCGTCACCAAGGCTCGCTCTGCGCGCGGCCGCGACGGCATGGCAGCTTCGCTGAACCTGTTGATTCCCGATGCAGTTGCAACCGGCAAGCTGACCACCATCACCAACGCGATTGTTCGCAAGATCACCACGGACAAGAGCACGGGCAAGGTGGACGGCGTTATCTTCATCGACCGCCACTCGCACCGCGAGATGGTGCTGAAGGCACGCGTTGTCATCGTGGCCTGCGGCACGCTGGAAACCACACGTCTGCTGATGATCTCGGAACTGGCGAATTCCAGCGGCTTGCTGGGACACCATCTGTCGGATCAGATTTATGGCGCAGGTATCTCGGCATCGGTTCCTGAAGCGCGTGGCGGTAAGCCGGGCGTGATCGGCGGCGGCGCTCTCATTCCGCGTTTCCGTAACCTGGAAACCAAGACACCTGGCTTCATGCGCGGTTATGCCGTGAACGTCTCCTCGAGCCCTGGCCCGATGGACGCACGCTGGTTCCCGGAATACGGCGCGGCTCTGGATAAGAAGCTGGAAGACTACAACGGCAGCGGATTCACCACGAACATCATGGGTGAGACGCTTGGTCACTATGAAAACCACGTCAGCCTGAATAAGGCCGTCCTGGACACATGGGGCATGCCCACGCTGACCATCAGCACCAAGTACGGCACGAACGAAGACAACATGGCGAAGGACATGGTGGATACCACCGCTGCCATGGCTGAAGCTGCCGGTTTTGAAGTGCTGGTGCGGAACTACAAGTACAACCCTCCGGGCTACTCCATCCACGAGCAGGGCACTGCCCGTATGAGCGACGACCCGAAGAAGGGCGTTGTAAACCAGTGGAACCAGACGCACGACCACAAGAACATGTTCATCTCGGACGCCAGCGTTATGGTGTGCGCCGGATGGCAGAACCCGACCATGACGATCCTGTCGCTGGCCATGCGCGCTTCGGAGTATCTGGCCGAAGAGATGCGCAAGGGCAACGTCTAA